A window of the Lolium perenne isolate Kyuss_39 chromosome 7, Kyuss_2.0, whole genome shotgun sequence genome harbors these coding sequences:
- the LOC127301745 gene encoding probable ubiquitin receptor RAD23 isoform X3, producing the protein MKVSIKTLKGSSFEVEVEPTSKVADLKKLIETTQGQNVYPADQQMLIHQGNVLKNDTTLEESKVLENNFIVIMLSKGSTSAASSTAKESPKQPSVDRAIPVAPTTQPPTVPTPVSIPVSAPIPTAQAVAAVASTEGDPYGQAASSLVAGSTLEGTVESILEMGGGAWDRDTVVRALRAAFNNPERAVEYLYTGIPEQAEPPAAAQEPPASGQPADPVQAPQSQAAIPPSGPNANPLDLFPQVLPNASANAGGGNLDVLRNNSQFRGLLSLVQANPQILQPLLQELGKQNPQILQLIQENQAEFLRLINEPAEGAEGNLLEQFGAGVPQTVAVTPEENEAIQRLEQMGFDRDLVLEVFFACNKDEQLAANYLLDHMNEFDDEAPEPPL; encoded by the exons ATGAAGGTCTCCATCAAAACCCTCAAGGGCTCCAGCTTCGAGGTCGAGGTGGAGCCAACCAGCAAG GTTGCTGATCTTAAAAAGCTCATCGAAACTACACAAGGACAGAATGTCTACCCAGCTGATCAACAGATGCTCATCCATCAAGGGAATGTTCTTAAAAATGACACAACACTAGAAGAGAGCAAAGTTCTTGAGAACAACTTCATTGTTATAATGTTGTCTAAG GGATCAACAAGTGCTGCTTCAAGTACTGCTAAGGAGTCCCCAAAGCAG CCCTCAGTCGATCGGGCTATACCTGTTGCCCCTACAACCCAGCCACCAACTGTGCCAACACCTGT CAGCATACCTGTCAGTGCACCTATTCCAACTGCACAGGCTGTTGCAGCTGTTGCATC TACTGAAGGTGATCCTTATGGTCAAGCTGCATCAAGCCTTGTTGCGGGAAGCACTTTAGAAGGAACAGTTGAATCAATTCTTGAAATGGGTGGAGGAGCATGGGACCGGGACACTGTTGTGCGTGCTCTACGGGCTGCATTTAACAACCCGGAGCGGGCTGTTGAATATTTGTATACT GGGATTCCAGAGCAGGCAGAGCCCCCTGCTGCAGCCCAAGAACCTCCTGCAAGTGGCCAACCAGCTGATCCAGTTCAGGCTCCACAGTCTCAAGCTGCAATTCCTCCATCAGGACCCAATGCTAATCCCTTGGATCTGTTTCCCCAG GTCCTTCCAAATGCTTCTGCAAATGCTGGTGGTGGAAATCTTGATGTTTTGCGAAACAATTCACAATTCCGTGGCTTGCTTTCTTTAGTGCAGGCTAATCCTCAAATTTTACAG CCTTTGCTTCAAGAACTGGGGAAACAAAATCCACAGATTTTACAATTGATCCAGGAAAACCAGGCTGAGTTCCTGCGGTTGATAAATGAACCTGCAGAGGGAGCTGAAGG GAATTTACTAGAGCAGTTTGGTGCGGGAGTGCCTCAAACAGTAGCAGTCACACCTGAGGAGAATGAAGCTATACAACGT CTTGAACAAATGGGCTTCGATCGCGACCTGGTTCTAGAGGTTTTCTTTGCGTGCAACAAGGATGAGCAGCTGGCTGCAAACTATCTCCTGGACCACATGAATGAGTTTGATGATGAAGCGCCAGAACCACCTCTATAA
- the LOC127301745 gene encoding probable ubiquitin receptor RAD23 isoform X1 produces MKVSIKTLKGSSFEVEVEPTSKVADLKKLIETTQGQNVYPADQQMLIHQGNVLKNDTTLEESKVLENNFIVIMLSKKGSTSAASSTAKESPKQPSVDRAIPVAPTTQPPTVPTPVSIPVSAPIPTAQAVAAVASTEGDPYGQAASSLVAGSTLEGTVESILEMGGGAWDRDTVVRALRAAFNNPERAVEYLYTGIPEQAEPPAAAQEPPASGQPADPVQAPQSQAAIPPSGPNANPLDLFPQVLPNASANAGGGNLDVLRNNSQFRGLLSLVQANPQILQPLLQELGKQNPQILQLIQENQAEFLRLINEPAEGAEGNLLEQFGAGVPQTVAVTPEENEAIQRLEQMGFDRDLVLEVFFACNKDEQLAANYLLDHMNEFDDEAPEPPL; encoded by the exons ATGAAGGTCTCCATCAAAACCCTCAAGGGCTCCAGCTTCGAGGTCGAGGTGGAGCCAACCAGCAAG GTTGCTGATCTTAAAAAGCTCATCGAAACTACACAAGGACAGAATGTCTACCCAGCTGATCAACAGATGCTCATCCATCAAGGGAATGTTCTTAAAAATGACACAACACTAGAAGAGAGCAAAGTTCTTGAGAACAACTTCATTGTTATAATGTTGTCTAAG AAGGGATCAACAAGTGCTGCTTCAAGTACTGCTAAGGAGTCCCCAAAGCAG CCCTCAGTCGATCGGGCTATACCTGTTGCCCCTACAACCCAGCCACCAACTGTGCCAACACCTGT CAGCATACCTGTCAGTGCACCTATTCCAACTGCACAGGCTGTTGCAGCTGTTGCATC TACTGAAGGTGATCCTTATGGTCAAGCTGCATCAAGCCTTGTTGCGGGAAGCACTTTAGAAGGAACAGTTGAATCAATTCTTGAAATGGGTGGAGGAGCATGGGACCGGGACACTGTTGTGCGTGCTCTACGGGCTGCATTTAACAACCCGGAGCGGGCTGTTGAATATTTGTATACT GGGATTCCAGAGCAGGCAGAGCCCCCTGCTGCAGCCCAAGAACCTCCTGCAAGTGGCCAACCAGCTGATCCAGTTCAGGCTCCACAGTCTCAAGCTGCAATTCCTCCATCAGGACCCAATGCTAATCCCTTGGATCTGTTTCCCCAG GTCCTTCCAAATGCTTCTGCAAATGCTGGTGGTGGAAATCTTGATGTTTTGCGAAACAATTCACAATTCCGTGGCTTGCTTTCTTTAGTGCAGGCTAATCCTCAAATTTTACAG CCTTTGCTTCAAGAACTGGGGAAACAAAATCCACAGATTTTACAATTGATCCAGGAAAACCAGGCTGAGTTCCTGCGGTTGATAAATGAACCTGCAGAGGGAGCTGAAGG GAATTTACTAGAGCAGTTTGGTGCGGGAGTGCCTCAAACAGTAGCAGTCACACCTGAGGAGAATGAAGCTATACAACGT CTTGAACAAATGGGCTTCGATCGCGACCTGGTTCTAGAGGTTTTCTTTGCGTGCAACAAGGATGAGCAGCTGGCTGCAAACTATCTCCTGGACCACATGAATGAGTTTGATGATGAAGCGCCAGAACCACCTCTATAA
- the LOC127301745 gene encoding probable ubiquitin receptor RAD23 isoform X4: MKVSIKTLKGSSFEVEVEPTSKVADLKKLIETTQGQNVYPADQQMLIHQGNVLKNDTTLEESKVLENNFIVIMLSKGSTSAASSTAKESPKQPSVDRAIPVAPTTQPPTVPTPVIPVSAPIPTAQAVAAVASTEGDPYGQAASSLVAGSTLEGTVESILEMGGGAWDRDTVVRALRAAFNNPERAVEYLYTGIPEQAEPPAAAQEPPASGQPADPVQAPQSQAAIPPSGPNANPLDLFPQVLPNASANAGGGNLDVLRNNSQFRGLLSLVQANPQILQPLLQELGKQNPQILQLIQENQAEFLRLINEPAEGAEGNLLEQFGAGVPQTVAVTPEENEAIQRLEQMGFDRDLVLEVFFACNKDEQLAANYLLDHMNEFDDEAPEPPL, from the exons ATGAAGGTCTCCATCAAAACCCTCAAGGGCTCCAGCTTCGAGGTCGAGGTGGAGCCAACCAGCAAG GTTGCTGATCTTAAAAAGCTCATCGAAACTACACAAGGACAGAATGTCTACCCAGCTGATCAACAGATGCTCATCCATCAAGGGAATGTTCTTAAAAATGACACAACACTAGAAGAGAGCAAAGTTCTTGAGAACAACTTCATTGTTATAATGTTGTCTAAG GGATCAACAAGTGCTGCTTCAAGTACTGCTAAGGAGTCCCCAAAGCAG CCCTCAGTCGATCGGGCTATACCTGTTGCCCCTACAACCCAGCCACCAACTGTGCCAACACCTGT CATACCTGTCAGTGCACCTATTCCAACTGCACAGGCTGTTGCAGCTGTTGCATC TACTGAAGGTGATCCTTATGGTCAAGCTGCATCAAGCCTTGTTGCGGGAAGCACTTTAGAAGGAACAGTTGAATCAATTCTTGAAATGGGTGGAGGAGCATGGGACCGGGACACTGTTGTGCGTGCTCTACGGGCTGCATTTAACAACCCGGAGCGGGCTGTTGAATATTTGTATACT GGGATTCCAGAGCAGGCAGAGCCCCCTGCTGCAGCCCAAGAACCTCCTGCAAGTGGCCAACCAGCTGATCCAGTTCAGGCTCCACAGTCTCAAGCTGCAATTCCTCCATCAGGACCCAATGCTAATCCCTTGGATCTGTTTCCCCAG GTCCTTCCAAATGCTTCTGCAAATGCTGGTGGTGGAAATCTTGATGTTTTGCGAAACAATTCACAATTCCGTGGCTTGCTTTCTTTAGTGCAGGCTAATCCTCAAATTTTACAG CCTTTGCTTCAAGAACTGGGGAAACAAAATCCACAGATTTTACAATTGATCCAGGAAAACCAGGCTGAGTTCCTGCGGTTGATAAATGAACCTGCAGAGGGAGCTGAAGG GAATTTACTAGAGCAGTTTGGTGCGGGAGTGCCTCAAACAGTAGCAGTCACACCTGAGGAGAATGAAGCTATACAACGT CTTGAACAAATGGGCTTCGATCGCGACCTGGTTCTAGAGGTTTTCTTTGCGTGCAACAAGGATGAGCAGCTGGCTGCAAACTATCTCCTGGACCACATGAATGAGTTTGATGATGAAGCGCCAGAACCACCTCTATAA
- the LOC127301745 gene encoding probable ubiquitin receptor RAD23 isoform X2: protein MKVSIKTLKGSSFEVEVEPTSKVADLKKLIETTQGQNVYPADQQMLIHQGNVLKNDTTLEESKVLENNFIVIMLSKKGSTSAASSTAKESPKQPSVDRAIPVAPTTQPPTVPTPVIPVSAPIPTAQAVAAVASTEGDPYGQAASSLVAGSTLEGTVESILEMGGGAWDRDTVVRALRAAFNNPERAVEYLYTGIPEQAEPPAAAQEPPASGQPADPVQAPQSQAAIPPSGPNANPLDLFPQVLPNASANAGGGNLDVLRNNSQFRGLLSLVQANPQILQPLLQELGKQNPQILQLIQENQAEFLRLINEPAEGAEGNLLEQFGAGVPQTVAVTPEENEAIQRLEQMGFDRDLVLEVFFACNKDEQLAANYLLDHMNEFDDEAPEPPL from the exons ATGAAGGTCTCCATCAAAACCCTCAAGGGCTCCAGCTTCGAGGTCGAGGTGGAGCCAACCAGCAAG GTTGCTGATCTTAAAAAGCTCATCGAAACTACACAAGGACAGAATGTCTACCCAGCTGATCAACAGATGCTCATCCATCAAGGGAATGTTCTTAAAAATGACACAACACTAGAAGAGAGCAAAGTTCTTGAGAACAACTTCATTGTTATAATGTTGTCTAAG AAGGGATCAACAAGTGCTGCTTCAAGTACTGCTAAGGAGTCCCCAAAGCAG CCCTCAGTCGATCGGGCTATACCTGTTGCCCCTACAACCCAGCCACCAACTGTGCCAACACCTGT CATACCTGTCAGTGCACCTATTCCAACTGCACAGGCTGTTGCAGCTGTTGCATC TACTGAAGGTGATCCTTATGGTCAAGCTGCATCAAGCCTTGTTGCGGGAAGCACTTTAGAAGGAACAGTTGAATCAATTCTTGAAATGGGTGGAGGAGCATGGGACCGGGACACTGTTGTGCGTGCTCTACGGGCTGCATTTAACAACCCGGAGCGGGCTGTTGAATATTTGTATACT GGGATTCCAGAGCAGGCAGAGCCCCCTGCTGCAGCCCAAGAACCTCCTGCAAGTGGCCAACCAGCTGATCCAGTTCAGGCTCCACAGTCTCAAGCTGCAATTCCTCCATCAGGACCCAATGCTAATCCCTTGGATCTGTTTCCCCAG GTCCTTCCAAATGCTTCTGCAAATGCTGGTGGTGGAAATCTTGATGTTTTGCGAAACAATTCACAATTCCGTGGCTTGCTTTCTTTAGTGCAGGCTAATCCTCAAATTTTACAG CCTTTGCTTCAAGAACTGGGGAAACAAAATCCACAGATTTTACAATTGATCCAGGAAAACCAGGCTGAGTTCCTGCGGTTGATAAATGAACCTGCAGAGGGAGCTGAAGG GAATTTACTAGAGCAGTTTGGTGCGGGAGTGCCTCAAACAGTAGCAGTCACACCTGAGGAGAATGAAGCTATACAACGT CTTGAACAAATGGGCTTCGATCGCGACCTGGTTCTAGAGGTTTTCTTTGCGTGCAACAAGGATGAGCAGCTGGCTGCAAACTATCTCCTGGACCACATGAATGAGTTTGATGATGAAGCGCCAGAACCACCTCTATAA